The window GCTGAAGGCCGTTCTCATGATCGCCAGACTTACCAACAAAAAGGCCTGGCTGAAGAAGGCGATGAATGATGTCGTTCGGTACCGTATCAAAAACACAGGTAGGTGTTGGGGTTTGCCCACTTCGATGCGCAGAATGCTTGCTGATGTCGACGTATAGGCAACCGAAAGCCTCAGCTGGTGACCACTGATTTTGATGTCATCGAGGACTTGCTCGTCAAGGACTGGGATGTTGCGTACAGCTTTGAGATTCGTTACAAGCATCTGCTCGTAAACCGTCAGGGCCAGCAAGAGACTGACGAAGATATTGATCACATCCTTGCAGTAGACTCTGGCCAGGAAGATGTTAGCAATAACGAAAACGACATCGAGAGTGATCATAGCAACGACGATAACGATGATGATGTTGAAGATGTGGATGAGTCTGACGACGAGAAGGGCCGAGGCGGTCTGACAAGTCGGTATCTCCACGCAAGCGGCTACACCAACGGGCCGCAAAACTCACTCCCTTACTTCGCACCTGGACCGCTACCGAAACACCAAAAGACCAAACAAGATAAGAGCCCTGGCCGTATGCCTGAACTGCCGTCACGACCACAACCGCCTTCTGTCAACAAGGGGAACCAGCAGGGGTATGGTCAGCCTTACCCTTATGGCCCGCCTGTGAATCAGTGGGGCCAACCCATGCCATATGCTGGATATGGTGGGTATGGCGGTTACGGCATGTACGGTGGCTACGGTGACTACGGACCGCCCCAAGAACATAATGCACGCCATCCTTCTCAGCCGCCAGGCTTCCCTGAGATGAATCAGTATCCACCTTTCGGCCATGCGATCACCCCTGCCCCTGGCCAGCCAGGCAACGACCGCGCCGACGGTAGGCGCGTGGAAGCTTCCCCGTTCAGTGGCCACAGACGCACGCAAGGAGGCATCGAGCAGTCTTCTTTCAACATGAGTCGCCCTGGATTCATGCCCTACCGCTACCCGCAGAACATTCAAGGTAGTGAGCCTGAGGTCAAGCAAGAATCGACCGAGTTCGAGAGGCGTGAGATGTCTACGGACGAGATTGAAGACCCTACTGACGATGTTGGCGAAGACGATAACGCTGCCGCCGTAGAGGCAGAGCTGCGGGCTACCGAGCTTGAGCTGAAGGTCGCTCGACTTCAGGCCAGGCGAGCTGCCATGAACCAGCAGTCAAAGGCCAAATAAGTGTGGGTTTCGCGACTGGGCACGATATGATTTGTTCCTGACGTGCGTTTAGACTGGCTACGCTGCACATTGGCTGGGACCCCTGGATAGTGCGAAGTCAAGGATTTCGTGGCCTATATCGATCAGGTTATTCAATGGACTCCATATCGTCAGATATCTCCAATTTCCATCAGCGACCAAAAAATTCGCGTACTTCTATATTCCTGAAATGAACACGATCTGAATTCGTTCAACACAAGTATGTTTCGTTCACTGCAGTGCGCGTAGCTGTCTCGTAGTCTATAAAGTACAAGCAGGATACGCCCATGACGGCTTGACGTTATAGTCTCCATAGACGTACAGAACATGCAATGCTGGGTCAGTTTCGAGCGGAAGCGGTCTAGTTTCAGGATCGAAGTAGGGGTTGTTGAGTATAAGAACGGCGACGTGCAGACGCTGCCAAGAGTCAAGATCAAAAATACCCAAAACAGGTCGGGCTGGCTAGCACCCAAGAAGATCAAACACGACTCAGCGCACATCTCAAAGCAAAGGACCTCAAGTGAAGAAATAGAAATCTATGTCGCTATCTGCTCAAATGACACGGTCTATAGCACGCTAATATGACATCTAGTAAACCTCAAGTACGTAACGGCCCTCATCCTTGAGCGTCTCAATCGCGCGCCTGCTATCAATCTTCTTAGCATCAGGGTTCTTCATCTTGTGGTCCACCTCGACGGCCTCCTGAAGCACCTCGGTAACGTCGGGCACAGGCCATGTAGGTCCGCAAAGGTAGAAGCTACCCTCCTTCTCAAGGTACGAGCGACGGATGTCAGTGAGGGTTTGCCTCATGCGGTCCTGGATGTAGATCTTCTGAGGCTGATCACGCGAAAAAGCGCGACCGAGCAGCGTGATGATGCCGGCATCCTGGTACGCCTCCCACTCCTCACCGTACAGGTACTCTTCACGCTGGTGACGAGAGCCCATGTACAGAAGAACCTCGCCAATCTCCTCGCCACGCTGCTTCTGGTAGGCACGCTCCTGGACGAAGGCGCGGAAGGGCGCGAGACCGGTTCCGAGACCAGCCATGATGATGGGCGCGGTGGTCTTGGGCGGGAGCTTCATGACGGAAGGCTTGACGGAGACGGTAACAGGGCTACCGACACGAAGGTTGTTGAGGTAGCGGGTAGCCTGACCGAAGCGGTCGCGGCCCTTGGGGTCGACCCAGTTGACGGTGACAATGCACAGGGTAACGGAGTTGGGAGTGACGTGCTGCGAGGAGGCGATCGAGTACTCGCGACGCTTCATAGGGGCGACAATGCGAACAATGTCGTGGAAAGATGGGTGAGCAGACGAGAATTCAAGCAGAAGATCCGCGTAAGTGAGGGTGTCGACCTCAGCACGGCGCTTGAACTCGGAAGCACCGTCACCAGTGCACAGAGTCTGGAGAGCCAGCTTCTCCTGCTCATCGCTGGCAAAGTCACCGAGGTCCTCGTAAAACTTCTTGCCAGGACGACCAAAGATGTCAACGTTCTGGAGCAGTGACTGGTATACAGTGCGGTTGACAAGGACGTTGGGATCCTCACGGGAAGGTACCTCGACAACCTCATCAGGATCGAGACCGTACCACTTGATGAACTCTTCGACCTCAACCTTGTCGTTCTCAGCGTGAATGCCGAGAGCCTCACCGATAGCGTAAGTGACACCAGTGTCACCAAGGTCGAACTCGATGTGGAAGATGTTACGGTCGTAGTTCTGGGGTGTGAGACGACGCTTCTCCTTGACGGTGACGACAGACGTCTTGACACCCAGCTCAGGACGGAGCACAGTCTGGGTGCCAAACGCTTCCTTAAAAGCAAGGCCCTTAGCGGCGATCTGCCAGTTCTTGAGTAGCGTGGGTGGCTCAGACTCTGTACGGTCAAACGGCGCGAAGCTGTTGATGTTGATATCCGCGGGCAGGCGGATGGGCTGAACATCCTCTTCGACGGTGGCCCAGGCAGCAGGAACCTCCACCTCCCGGAGAGCGCTCTCCAATTGCTGAACGATCTTTTCGCAAATCTCGTTGGTGCCGTTAATGGCCGCCAGCTTAGAGATATGCGATGTGAGCAGATCTGGACGAGCAACCTTCAAGAAACCCAACTGGCAAAGGCAGGTAGTCAGTGTAGACTCTTCGGCAACAGCCTCCGATTGTGTAGGATCCATGATGAACAGCGAAATGTCCTTCTCAACCAGTGCCTTGCGGAAAGCGGGAGAAAGCTTCTTCTCAATATCTTCATCCTTGACGCCAGGAAGCTGGACGATGATGGAACCGTCAGCCTTGACGCCGTTAAGAACATCGAATGCACCGAGAATGGAAACATCGCCGATGGCAGCAACATCGGCTTGCTCGACGGCGTAGGGCGCCTCAATAGTGTAGTCGGCGTTGCGGATGTCGACACGAGTGACGCCGCCGCAGACGAGGTTGTCGTGGCCCTCGCGGACAAAGACGTTTTTGGAAGAGTCAGAAGACAGGAGCTTGCCAACGACAGCAGGTGCGGTGGCAGCAGGGGACTCGTCGAGATCCCAGAAGGTGTACTGCTTGACGTCGGCAGTGTTGAGGATGTCGACATACGAGCGCGACTCCTCGCCTTCCCTCTTCTCACTGTAGATCTGGCGGAAAACGTCGAGAACGTTGCTGGGTGTCCAGACCTGCTCGCGGGAGTACTTGATGTCAGAAACCTCAACATTCCTGTCGAAGGCAAACTGGGTGGCGGCCAGAACATCTGAGTAGAGTCGAGAGTATTCTGCAGCATCGAAGACGGCAGCCTCGTCCTTGACCTGGCCGAGGACGGCAACGCGCTGGGCGCTCTTGGGGAGCACCTCGAGGAAAGCCTCCTCAACGAAGGGCCTGTAGACACGGACGTTGATAACACCAACCTTGTCGCCATCCTTGGACAGAGCGTTGGCGACCTGAGCAGACAAAGAGGCCTCGACGGTACCGAAGACAACAAGGACACTCTCGGGCTCCTCATGGCCGTAGTAGTCGAACAGCCTGTAGTCCTCACCGAACTCGTCGTTGAAAGCCTGGAGCAGGCGAACAAGGCGACCGGCGTTATCCGAGTGCTTCTTGTCGACTTCAGAAACGGCCTTCAGAACAGCCTGGTAGCTGTTGTGCAGCCTGCTCTGGTCTAGGGTGTCTACCAGCCTGGCGGTCTCGCGACCAACGCTGATTCCATCGTATGTGTGGATAGTAGGAATGACGCTCGAGAGGAGGGTGGCAAAGAGAGCCATATGCTGAGTCTCGAAGACGGAGGGGCTGCAGACAAGACCGAGGCCAAGATCCTCAGCAAGGGTGAGAGAGGAGACATAGTCGGTAACAAGGCCGGCGTTGGAGTTGGCGGAGTAGTCGACGGCGGCGATGTGAGCAGTGACGGGGTTAGCGACCGAGTAAAGGAGCGACAGCTGGTCGAGTGCTGGGCGGAGATAGTTCAAGGTCGAGGAAGAGGCGACTATCGATTGAGGGATGTGGCGCTTCGCGAGGTCGAAGTCCTTGGAGAATAGGTATCCAAGCGCGATTGCGCCAGCACCGGTTCTTGTCTCCAGCGAGGAGACGCCTGTCTGGTATCCAAAGGCATTCTTCTCGCCCTGCTTCTGCCAGTTCTTGATCGCCACATCCAGGTCGAACGACTCAGCAGAGTATGCGAAGATCTTGTCAGACAAGGCGTAAGCAACCTGCTGAACGAGTGTCTGAGCAGTCAAGTAGGTAGGCCCGCTGATCGATCCAAGGGACAATTCCTCTCCAAAAGGCAAGCTGGAAGACTTCTTGGTGAAGACCTTCGGTGACTCTTTCTGCTCGGCGCCAGGGCCAGCGGACTGTGTCTGCTGGAAATGCATCGTGAGGGTGTATGTGTGCCTCAACGGAATGATCTATTAAAAGATCTGTGAGACTCCCTCTGAAGGTATGAGAGAAGCCGGCGCAATCTCTCCTCGACGTTTCAACGGGGCGAGATGTGGGTGAAGGAGGAATGCTGAACCCACGCCTCTATATCGCGAACGCGCCGACATCCAGCGACATCGGCAGATGTCCAACCGAGGGGATCTATGAACGTGTAATTGATTGCTGGCAGCATGATTGGCGGCTTTGTGAGCGTCTCTCGGGCGATAGACCTTCAAGCGCGGCCTGTCGCGTTGTCGCAACCAAAAAATACTTTAGTGCATATGGCGTGCTCGCACGCCTCCGCCGCTCCTTCGCCAAGACTTCGGTAATTGCGGGGAAGGCACGGGTCTCGGAGATCTGATAACGAATGGTGGAGCCGCAAAACGCTTGACGTCTGTACGCATCTCGCCATCCAGCAACAGCATTATCATGTGGTTTATCTGCGTACAAGAAGCTGACACACATGTCAGCTCTGGAGAAAATCGCATCCTTGCCTCCGCCAATGACCTGCAACGTCCAGCAACAACAATCTAGTTCTGGTTCACAACCTTCTGGCGGCCTTCGAGGATGTGCCTGTCGCCTGGATGCGTCAAAATAAGAGTTGTCGAAGGCCTGTAGAGTATTCAAGCCGAATGAAAGCGTTCAAGGACTGCGATGAGGTTGTTTGTGAACAAGGCAGATCCTGAAAGAGGCGAGAATCGGGGGTCTGCTGATGACCATTGGGTATCGAGAGGTATATTGGAACGGTGTCGAAAGTCGCGACGAACTCTTTATCGGAGTACGCCTGTCAGCAGAAGTCGAACGAGCTGCGTTCCAGGTACTATTGGCCAGCATCGTTCCAATGGACCCCAAAGACATACCAACTAAGGTACCCCGGTTGTCCTACAAGGAACCTGACATCCCAGGCTCGTTTCCTGTTGACGAGGATGAGGAGGACAAAGACATGCACAGATTTAACGATGCTAGTCGCGCCCCTGATCATGGAGACGCCACTGGCTTGATCACCAATGATGGCGACGCAAACGTCCCTGAGGAGGAGAAAAGCACTCCTTCCGATACCAGCCACAACCAAAATGTAACCCACAAGACTACCGTTCCGTAGACGGAGTCTTTTGTTCTTTTCAGAGGGTACTATTTCGTTTGTTGGAGCAATGGGTTTTGTCATAACTGGAGAATACTGTCGTTGTCTCGGAATATTGTCAGTGCTCCACCACTCAAGCTTGTAAACTGTCATCACTCCGCACCAACGTAATTATACACCAGCATATCTGCATCTCAATTCTTCATCTAATATGCGTCTCTCCACGACTTCAAAGAGTAACAACACTTGCTTCAAGCACTCCTTCAGGCCCAATTAGCGCCCTCGCAACATCCTCGCCCACCGGCCTATCAACACCCAGAATCATAAGCGCCTCATTACTCTTCTTCCCGCCCTCAGCCCCTTCTACGCCTTCCTCGTCAAACTCATCATCTAGCGGTGCGACGTTCATGAAGTTGATATTCACCCCCGCCTTCCCCAGCAAGTTTCCCACAAACCCAATCTTCCCGCAACTATCGAAATTGCGACATATCAGCAGCGTGCCTCTGGGCACAAACTCGCCTTTAAACCTATCCAAGCGCGAGATGAACGGTTTATTACCGCTCACAAATCCCTGGATGACTTGGTCCTGCTCCAGTAAAGGCTGGGAAGTGGACTGATGGGTGTCCACCCTCGTGAGATTCAGAGTGCGGCTCGCTGATGGACTCGTAGCGCGACTTCCGGATCTTGCAGCGGATGTGGACCGACTTGCACGGGCACGTAGGGTGATGAACGACGAGTATGGTTTATCGTCTACATTTTCTCTGCTGCGCTGCTCGTTGATAAGGATACCTCTCTCTTTGGCGAGGTGCTCGGCATTCACGATGTTGATGTTCAGACCATCACTGCTGGTGATTGGGGTAAGGAGACCTTTGACCAGCGCGGCAAAGAGGGGCTTGGTCGTGTTAAGGCTTGCGAGTTTGCCTTCGTATGTTAGGTCGAAGGTCGTACGGAAAGATTTAATGTTAGTGGAAGAATAGTGCTGGGTGTACAAAGAGCCCATCTTCTCGACTAGGCTGACGAAAGGTTGCAGCGTGCGGTATTCGTCTGGCATGATCAACGGTGCATTGACGGCTGAGCGGGGTAGTTCACCGCTGAGAATGAGTACGACTTGTTCGCAAACATCAATCGAGACATTTTCCTGGGCTTCCTTGGTTGAGGCGCCGAGGTGGGGGGTCGCAACAACCTTTGGGTGCGCAATCAGTTTGCTTGCTGACGAGTCAGGTTTGGGTGGCTCCGAGGTGAAGACGTCGATGCCTGCGCCTGCAATGATCCCGCCGTCCAACGCTTCTACGAGGGCGTCTTCATCGATCATGCCGCCCCGAGCAACGTTCAAGATGCGAGCTGTAGGCTTCATTGTAGCTAGTTCAGCTTTGCCGATCATGCCCTTAGTAGAGGCAATGAGCGGAGTATGCAATGTCAGGAAATCAGCTTCTTGAAGCAGCTCAGCCAAGCTGGATCTTAAGGTAACTGAAGCCGCTGCTGCCAGATTTGGGTTTACGTATGGATCGTAGGCTATCAGTCGCATGCCGAGACCGTTGGCGATTCGAGCTACAGTCAGACCGACTATTTTCAGTTAGTTTCGAATATGTTCGTAGGTTGTGTCGATATTACCTTTGCCCAAGCCGACGATAGCGAGCGTCTTGCCCTTTGCTTCGACACCGGTCAAGCGACTGCGTTCCCATTTGCCCTTCTTGATACTCTGCGATGCATCACCAATGTTGCGAGCCACAGCCATGAGTACTATTCAAGTCAGTGGATGCAGAGACTTGGTTCTTATAAAAACCCACGCGCGATGGTATGCTCGGCTGCGGCATTGATATTGCCGGATGGGGAGTTCACGACAATGATGCCATGGGTTGTGGCGCTCTGGACATCGACATTGTCCACACCGACACCGGCACGAGCAACAACCTTGAGGTTTTTGGCTGCATTGAGAAGATCGGCTGTCACTTGAGTCTCAGAACGGACAATGAGAGCTTCATAGCCGCCAATGATATTCTTTAGCTCATCAGGACTCAAGCCCTTCTTCTCATGTACCTCGAACTGATCTTGCAACAGTGCTAGGCCGTCAGCTGATACTTTCTCTGGTATGAGAACTTTAGGCTTTGTGTGAACGGCCAGGATTGCCATAGTGATTGTGGGGCTTTTGTAGAAAAGTGTTGGTGTTAAGAAGAGGGGTCAACTCTGGAGTGTACCAGGGGACATTCGTCTTTTTAGCTGCACGTCAAGCTACACGGAAGATTGACGCACCGCTACCGGACAGCTTCTGTTCGAGTTTGTTGTGCACTGCATCAGCTGCGCTGTAAACAAGATGTAGCCCAATGCAGCTAACGAGCCTACCCCGCCCCCGCACGAATGCGCCACAACCAGATGCAGGGGGTTGGGGGGTAGCAACGAGGGTCAGTGTTCGACAAGCAGCACATTGAATGGGGCTCAAATGTCTTAAGAGTTATTGCTGATATTTGGAGAACGATGTGTtcgtaagggtctatcttCGACAGACTTGTCCGTATTGTCGATACACGCATCTCATCCAGAGCGTCAGGCCGTACACAATGTGGCCTGCACTAATTGAGTGTCGATCGCTTGTTGTGTGCTGCACGCGCGGATATGTGACATTGCTGTTTACCAATTGCTTCGTGTCTTCAGCTTCTCATTCTGCACAACCTCGATCCAGTAGTTGTCGGGATCTGTGCACGACATTAGTTTCGCTCCGTGTAAACAGCTGAGGAATTACTCACCTAACACGAAGGCAATGTTCTTCATTCTGCCGTCGGTGAGCCTCTTCTTCCAGTTCACGCCCTTTTCCTCGAAGCGCGCGCATGCAGCATCGAGGTCATCGACTGTAATGCAGATGTGCCCGAAGCCCTGAGGCTCGTCGTTGCCATTGTGATACTTGAAGTCGGCGTCTTTCTCGGTACCATAGTTCCACGTCAGCTCGAGCAAGCCCTCGCTGTCTGCTACCGGGTTGACACCGTTCGCGGTCTGTTCCGGAGCGTCTGCACCGTAACCGAGGAAGTACAGATTGAAGCCTGCGTTGGGGCTTTCTGAGGTACGCTTCAGCTTCATACCCATGATGTCCTTGTAGAAGTTGAGCGAGACATCCTTATCTTTGACACGCAGCATGGTGTGGTTCTGGGAATTGTTAGCAACATCCTGTAATAAACGGAAGTGTACATGCCATGCGGTATGTGGCAGTGTCGGTGTGCTTGACGTTCTCAGTCTCCTCCAAGGGCTTCTGTCCAATCACCTCAACCCAGTAGCCATCAGGGTCCAGTACGAAAGCGATGTGCCTCATACGCCCGTCTGTGAGCTTCTTCTGGAACTTGTAGCCGGCATCCTCGAGACGCTGGCAGGCAGCCTGGAGATTGTCGACTGATACACAAAGATGACCGAAACCCTTGTATGGATCTGTGTTGCCGTTGGTGATCTTGTAGTTCGGATCGTCCTCGGTACCGTAGTTGTGTGTAAGCTCGACGATGCCCTCACGGTCGGTCCAATGGTTGCCGTGAGAAACAGCCTTCGGGCTGTCGTATGCGAGGAAGTAAAGGTCGAACTTATTGTCAGGATTTGGCAGCTTGTTTATCAGCTTCATGCCCAGAAACTCGTAAAATTCGACGCTACGCTTAGGATCTTTGATGCGAAGCCTGTAAAGTGGGTAAGTCGATATCTCCGCAGCCAATGGCTGATGCAGAGGGCAGCCATGGAGGTGCTCACATCGAGTGGTTGAGCTTGTAGCTTGTTGGATCGGTAGCCATGGTTGCTAGGGTTCGGAAAATATGGTGCGGCTTGCTGTTGATTCGAAAACTCTGTGCTGCAAAAGGTACAGATACTTTATGCGATCTCAGAAGTGTTTGTCGTAAGAACAGCATTAATTGCACAGAGTAGCAAGCGGAGGGGCGTTATGCGCTTCAGATGTCCGAAAAGTTATGACGTCCTCATCCAATCAGTAAGTGCAGACTACCCCACCAAGTCGGCCTTCCCTCGGATCCTGCCATGACCGCATTGCGCATTAGCCCGAACAGTCGTTCATCGTAATATCATTAAACGAGGCGTGTGGTATCAAGCCTAAGCATCGCAATTGCACGCTGCATCATCGACAATATGCAACGCCCTGTGCAGAGCAAGTAGCCGAGGCCTCGAGGCGATGTTCCAATCAATGTCCCTTGCACGTGACCTGGCAAATTAGCAGCTTGGCCCCAGCTCCTTCCAACCAAGATTGTGGCTGGTCGCTGCATCTTGGACATCATGCCTTTCGTTGTGATATGAACTCCTGCCGCAGTTGCTTTCACTCACCTGCTTGCTACTGCGTTTCCCTTCAGTCTCGACTCACCCGAAAGAAGTTGCCGCGTGCGCGTCGATAACCGTGGTTGAGAGGCAGCACTTTCTAATCAGGTACGTGACCTGATTTGTTACCACAACATCCAAGCTACATGCACCACACGAGGGGCGCCGCACTGCCTCCGAGACATTTCTATCGCTATACATTTCGTATCGTATTTCTCATTCGTTTTCGCAATGTCCGAACAGCAAATTTCTGGAATGCGTGTATCCGCGCGTCTGCAGCTTCTAACTATGCAGACACAGCGCGACGGCCCGATGATAGACATCATCAAGGTGAGCGAGTGGCTCACCAAAAATGTCAACGAGAAGCTCTACCCACGGTTACTGTAAGTGCCATGATATTGTGATCCAAGGTTCTTACTGATAGATGCAGCTTGATGTCACCCAATGGCAACCTGCTCGCCTACTCAACCCCAGTTAACATCAAGGAACTTCGCGACCAAGCAGCACTAATCTCAGCGGCGTGGAAGGAGCAGTGCCTTGGTCGACAAACGCATTCTACACCAGATCCGCGCAAAGACTCCGCAAGAGACGATGCAGAGGCAGCACACCAGAGCGGCTTGAAGCCCGCCCTTGAGACACTCACTATCGAGGCAGAATACTGCAATATACTCATTCGATCACTACAGCCGGAACTTCTGTTTGTCTTGATCGGTGAGCTGCCACCAAATAAATCACAGCAGTTCAAGATTACCGCCGAGGGCAATGGTGATGCACGGTATCCCGCGCTGGAGGGATCTGACACGCGACCCAAAACGCCAACAGTCCCACAGAATGCTGCTGGTAAGCTCAAAGCTCCCTCGGTACTCAGCTCAATGAGCCAGCGAGAAAAAGACATCAATCTTGGCATTCTGCACATTCAACGCAAGAGACTCGACGCCTTGACCGAGTACATACAGCGTGACTTCAAGGACAGCGGCTTTGTCATGCCAGCAGATTGGGCGCTCCAGTAGCCTTGGACAGACTCGAACTTCCCGTCTGAGATCTTGTTCGGCAATACTATCTCATTTCCCAGGCCTAACGAGACTCAGCGGCACCGATCACGTAGGTCCGAGGACATCTCTCCCACCAGAATTGGGCCGGCGTTGAGTAAGGGTGGGTCTGTGTATGGAGAGCAAGGCGGAAATGCTTGCAAGGAACAGCTTGAGCGTGCTCATGAGAGCGAGGATGTACCTAGGCGGAAGAAGCAGAATGTGAGCGGCTTCATCCTGGCTTCCCAAATGGCAGACATGCGACTACCTCCAGACGAATACTTCCCGTCACGGCCTTTGACGGCCAAAACAAACCACAGAAACGTGCACCAATACTTCCCCGTCGATACATCTGGCCCGGGAAGTGACGAGTCGTCGTCCTTCTTATCCCAGACCAGCGAAAATGCGAGCGAGAAAGAGAGAATCAGGCGTGCCTCTACCAGATCAATTCGTTTCGAAGACGAGCAAGGCGTTCTCCAAAAGATGTACTCTACATTCGTGCGCAAACTTACGTTCAAAAGCGGACTTCCACTCAAACCTGCCTTGAAGGGCAAAGAGAAAGCTGTGCCTGATGAGCATGTCTTACCCAACAACAGTTCCAACGATAGTTTTGACGTAGGAGGCGAAGTCAAGGTCGCAACCATTCCTCGCCCTAAGATTCAGGATGGCAGTCCACCTCAAGGGCCATTGAGCCCTGGGGTTGGGCCTGCACCCAAGAGCACGCCGGTCTCCAAGGGAGAGAGCAAAACCGAGAATAAAGTTAGCGGGCCTGAGGTCGCCGATGGTAGCCAGTCACAATGGACGTCAGTCTTTGAGGACACGCCAGCAATCATAGCCAAGCCAACACACAAAGGCAAAGGCAAGGGCAAGGCCGTATCGGCAGAGGATGCGCCAGAGAATGTCGGGGCACAGACAGACGGACCTGCGTCTGATGACGACTGCGCGATCGAAGACTCGTCGACTGATCAAAAAGCACACCAGTCCAAGGCTTCGGCAATCATTCGCTCGCGCACGCCAAGTCTAGAGCGACTGCAAGACCGCAGCGATCGGGCAACGAGCGGCACGCCTTGGGGAGTGCTCAGAACAGAATCACCGGAACGCCAGCCAGCGCGATATGCGCATCCGGGCACACAAGATCGCACGTTTCCCATCCAGCCACTGCCTCCAGTACAGCCCTTTACAGGTCGGTCGGACTTCACCATTAGGCACTTCCCTACGGCGGCAACAGGCTCCTCTGTGGCAGGACCGTCCTCATCAAGGGTCCCAACAGTAGGAGTGGCAACCCCCATGTCAACAAGATACCACGTGTTAGTCGGCAAGCGCCTCGTGCAGAAGAGTGTCAAGAGCCAGCTCGGTATAAAAGAGATTCCGAGTCCAGCAATTCGTCCAACCAAAAGTCTGATAGACACAGCAATTGGCTTTCTCTACAGCGACAAGGACCGGAGGAATCCAAGCGAAGAGCACGAAGACAGCAGTCTTGATTGAAGGATACCCATATTTGGCGATTGCCTTCGTCGTTCAATTGAAAGCGTCCGAAAACCAAACATGAGTGCCTCCGAATTCTGACTAGATTTTCTCGTGTGGCTGTGCTGATGATGATGATCGACTGACATTCTTTTGGGAAAGCTCGAGTGTGCACCGAGTCAATCTAACAATGCATTTTTTCTACCCACAATTTGTGTAGCCCTTGCACGTCCTCGAGAGCAGCCCCATATCTCCACTACCCAGGAATCTAATCTGCAGCTCGCAAAGCCTGTTTTGACCAGTCACAGCACGAGGGGACATTCAGACCTCTGAGCCTTTCAACTTCGCAAACAGAGGGACGTCAATGCGAGGAGGTCACATAAATTCTCCTTCAGCACCAGCTATTGGTGGGCGGCACCGCATCAATCAGAATACCTCAATCTTTTGTTTTGTTACAGGACCCTACTGTGG of the Ascochyta rabiei chromosome 20, complete sequence genome contains:
- a CDS encoding Assimilatory sulfite reductase (NADPH) — translated: MHFQQTQSAGPGAEQKESPKVFTKKSSSLPFGEELSLGSISGPTYLTAQTLVQQVAYALSDKIFAYSAESFDLDVAIKNWQKQGEKNAFGYQTGVSSLETRTGAGAIALGYLFSKDFDLAKRHIPQSIVASSSTLNYLRPALDQLSLLYSVANPVTAHIAAVDYSANSNAGLVTDYVSSLTLAEDLGLGLVCSPSVFETQHMALFATLLSSVIPTIHTYDGISVGRETARLVDTLDQSRLHNSYQAVLKAVSEVDKKHSDNAGRLVRLLQAFNDEFGEDYRLFDYYGHEEPESVLVVFGTVEASLSAQVANALSKDGDKVGVINVRVYRPFVEEAFLEVLPKSAQRVAVLGQVKDEAAVFDAAEYSRLYSDVLAATQFAFDRNVEVSDIKYSREQVWTPSNVLDVFRQIYSEKREGEESRSYVDILNTADVKQYTFWDLDESPAATAPAVVGKLLSSDSSKNVFVREGHDNLVCGGVTRVDIRNADYTIEAPYAVEQADVAAIGDVSILGAFDVLNGVKADGSIIVQLPGVKDEDIEKKLSPAFRKALVEKDISLFIMDPTQSEAVAEESTLTTCLCQLGFLKVARPDLLTSHISKLAAINGTNEICEKIVQQLESALREVEVPAAWATVEEDVQPIRLPADININSFAPFDRTESEPPTLLKNWQIAAKGLAFKEAFGTQTVLRPELGVKTSVVTVKEKRRLTPQNYDRNIFHIEFDLGDTGVTYAIGEALGIHAENDKVEVEEFIKWYGLDPDEVVEVPSREDPNVLVNRTVYQSLLQNVDIFGRPGKKFYEDLGDFASDEQEKLALQTLCTGDGASEFKRRAEVDTLTYADLLLEFSSAHPSFHDIVRIVAPMKRREYSIASSQHVTPNSVTLCIVTVNWVDPKGRDRFGQATRYLNNLRVGSPVTVSVKPSVMKLPPKTTAPIIMAGLGTGLAPFRAFVQERAYQKQRGEEIGEVLLYMGSRHQREEYLYGEEWEAYQDAGIITLLGRAFSRDQPQKIYIQDRMRQTLTDIRRSYLEKEGSFYLCGPTWPVPDVTEVLQEAVEVDHKMKNPDAKKIDSRRAIETLKDEGRYVLEVY
- a CDS encoding Lactoylglutathione lyase; amino-acid sequence: MLFLRQTLLRSHKVSVPFAAQSFRINSKPHHIFRTLATMATDPTSYKLNHSMLRIKDPKRSVEFYEFLGMKLINKLPNPDNKFDLYFLAYDSPKAVSHGNHWTDREGIVELTHNYGTEDDPNYKITNGNTDPYKGFGHLCVSVDNLQAACQRLEDAGYKFQKKLTDGRMRHIAFVLDPDGYWVEVIGQKPLEETENVKHTDTATYRMAYKDVSLNFYKDIMGMKLKRTSESPNAGFNLYFLGYGADAPEQTANGVNPVADSEGLLELTWNYGTEKDADFKYHNGNDEPQGFGHICITVDDLDAACARFEEKGVNWKKRLTDGRMKNIAFVLDPDNYWIEVVQNEKLKTRSNW